A part of Acidobacteriota bacterium genomic DNA contains:
- a CDS encoding TonB-dependent receptor yields MKNRSLTSKVIALAGLVSILSGIAAPFGNQVLADESPQIDKGGVKVQVIDLKDLPVPNATITVKLIKNQAGVEVANQTPYQKITNDKGEAIIPELAPGMYYLTIEAEGYQPLNEPEVEVMAGAISTLSIQMPPKITSEDTVEVRAESDKLIEQAAAPQAQVTTQIIRTAPLLSRTFDAALPIVPNVIRDPNGKISIKGGREDQSALLVNNADSTDPATGNFALSIPLESIEQVKVFTNPYLPEYGRFTGGVTKVETKRGGEKWKAEVYDFFPEPRFRGGKLFGLANFSPRLHFEGPILKDKLYFSQGLEYDVDKKPVRGLASPNNEIIRKVGRSFSQFDYLVSPNQTLTATINFSKGVYKHIGLDFFTPQTAAPDRRPTDLTVALIDRLTLSNGSLLETIFSYKRLDTRIEGKGLDPLVLTPSVREGNYFHFDDRLTERYQLRSTNEFAPITAAGVHRVKLGADFNYTRNNSLTINQPVSVTRMDGTLAQLIEFTQPGNLRSYNFELAAFAQDQWMINPKLSLDYGFRAEAVRATAGINISPRVSLSYSPTESGNTVFRAGVGLFYDKIPLNALTFTNAPMQTVTTYAADGTTVVDSSRFFQNVLAARPNGKPNSGVDFAAPRNVTYNLELNRRVTQNILLKLAYLDSKTDNDLYVSPVTTDTGNQIVLNNNGRGRYRSLEATVNVKMNPARELTFSYIRSRARGELNNFGSYFGDFPDPVIRPNEYSQLVSDAPNRFLVRGSLKLPYGLTVAPIFDVHTGFPYSVRDELQNYVGQRNSDNTRFPRFASLDVAVTKEFKVMEKYTAQFTVTIFNATNHFNPRNVFANINGPEFGTFFANYRRFYRLDFGFNW; encoded by the coding sequence TTGAAAAACCGTTCTTTGACCTCAAAGGTCATCGCCCTGGCTGGACTTGTTTCGATCCTGTCAGGGATTGCCGCTCCATTTGGAAATCAGGTCCTGGCTGATGAATCACCTCAAATTGACAAGGGCGGCGTAAAAGTCCAGGTTATTGACCTCAAAGACCTCCCGGTTCCAAATGCGACCATCACCGTCAAACTCATCAAAAACCAGGCCGGTGTCGAAGTCGCCAACCAAACTCCATACCAAAAAATCACCAACGACAAAGGCGAAGCCATCATTCCAGAGCTGGCGCCCGGCATGTATTACCTCACCATTGAAGCTGAAGGCTATCAACCTTTAAACGAACCCGAAGTTGAGGTGATGGCTGGGGCCATTTCGACGCTTTCAATCCAGATGCCGCCGAAAATTACTTCGGAAGACACGGTTGAAGTTCGCGCCGAATCCGACAAGTTGATTGAGCAGGCAGCAGCCCCGCAGGCCCAGGTCACAACGCAAATCATTCGCACGGCACCCTTGCTGAGCCGAACGTTTGACGCCGCGCTGCCGATTGTCCCCAATGTCATCCGCGACCCGAACGGGAAAATCAGCATTAAAGGCGGTCGTGAAGATCAGAGCGCGTTGCTGGTCAACAATGCCGACTCGACCGATCCGGCTACTGGAAATTTCGCCCTGAGTATCCCGCTCGAATCCATTGAACAAGTCAAAGTTTTTACCAACCCATATCTTCCTGAATATGGACGGTTTACCGGCGGCGTGACCAAAGTGGAAACCAAGCGTGGCGGTGAAAAGTGGAAGGCTGAAGTCTATGATTTCTTTCCCGAACCACGATTTCGCGGCGGTAAGCTCTTTGGTTTGGCGAACTTCTCGCCTCGGTTACATTTCGAAGGCCCGATTCTGAAAGACAAACTCTATTTTTCGCAGGGCCTGGAATATGACGTAGACAAAAAACCGGTTCGTGGACTGGCCTCGCCCAACAACGAGATCATCCGCAAAGTTGGCCGGAGTTTTTCTCAGTTTGATTATCTTGTCTCTCCGAATCAGACACTGACGGCCACCATCAATTTTTCAAAAGGTGTTTACAAGCACATTGGGCTGGATTTCTTCACGCCACAAACCGCCGCGCCTGATCGTCGCCCAACTGATCTGACCGTGGCTTTGATTGATCGCTTAACTCTGTCAAACGGATCACTGCTCGAAACCATTTTCTCCTACAAGCGGCTTGACACGCGGATCGAAGGCAAAGGACTTGATCCGCTGGTTTTGACTCCGAGTGTTCGTGAGGGAAACTACTTTCACTTTGATGATCGGCTAACGGAACGCTATCAACTTCGATCCACCAATGAATTTGCTCCGATTACGGCGGCTGGTGTCCACCGTGTCAAACTTGGTGCTGATTTCAACTACACCCGGAACAATTCGCTCACCATAAACCAGCCGGTTTCAGTCACCCGCATGGACGGCACATTGGCCCAGTTGATTGAATTTACACAGCCTGGGAATTTACGGTCTTACAATTTTGAACTGGCGGCCTTTGCCCAGGACCAGTGGATGATCAACCCCAAATTGAGCCTGGACTATGGGTTCCGGGCAGAAGCAGTTCGGGCCACGGCTGGGATCAATATTTCACCTCGGGTTTCACTTTCCTACTCACCAACTGAAAGTGGAAATACCGTCTTTCGCGCCGGAGTTGGGTTGTTTTATGACAAGATTCCGCTCAACGCCCTGACCTTTACCAATGCGCCAATGCAGACGGTGACCACGTATGCTGCCGATGGCACCACCGTGGTTGATTCGTCCCGGTTCTTCCAAAACGTGCTGGCCGCGCGTCCAAATGGAAAACCGAACAGCGGAGTTGATTTTGCGGCACCACGCAATGTGACCTACAACCTGGAATTGAACCGGCGAGTGACTCAAAACATTTTGTTGAAGCTGGCTTATCTGGATAGCAAGACTGACAACGACCTGTATGTTTCGCCGGTGACCACTGACACGGGGAACCAGATTGTACTCAACAACAACGGACGTGGGCGGTATCGTTCACTTGAGGCCACCGTCAACGTCAAGATGAATCCAGCCCGTGAACTTACCTTTTCGTACATCCGCAGCCGTGCGCGAGGCGAGCTGAACAACTTCGGCAGCTATTTCGGTGATTTCCCCGACCCGGTTATTCGGCCTAATGAATACTCGCAACTGGTTTCCGATGCGCCAAACCGGTTTCTGGTGCGGGGCAGTCTCAAGCTCCCTTACGGCCTGACGGTTGCCCCAATCTTTGATGTCCACACCGGGTTCCCCTATTCAGTGCGTGATGAACTGCAAAACTACGTTGGCCAGCGCAATAGCGACAATACCCGGTTCCCGCGCTTTGCGTCGCTGGATGTGGCTGTGACTAAAGAATTTAAGGTCATGGAGAAATACACGGCGCAGTTTACAGTCACCATCTTTAACGCCACCAACCACTTCAACCCACGCAACGTGTTTGCCAATATCAACGGGCCTGAATTTGGGACCTTCTTCGCCAATTACCGGCGGTTTTACCGACTTGATTTTGGGTTTAACTGGTAA
- a CDS encoding DUF427 domain-containing protein, producing MAIRRIEPGPGQESVWDYPRPPRLEASSKHIQVYFNGVLIADSLRSQRVLETSHPPTWYIPMDDVKMEYLSLSPKGSFCEWKGQAVYYTVNVDGVEARDAVWSYPHPTPSFSGIKNYLAFYPGRMEACLVDGERVQAQAGDFYGGWITSEIVGPFKGEPGTWGW from the coding sequence ATGGCGATTCGTCGAATTGAACCTGGTCCAGGGCAGGAATCGGTGTGGGATTACCCACGTCCACCACGATTGGAAGCTTCATCAAAACACATTCAGGTTTATTTCAACGGCGTACTGATTGCCGATTCACTCCGGAGCCAGCGGGTGCTTGAAACGAGTCATCCGCCGACGTGGTACATTCCGATGGATGACGTGAAAATGGAATATTTGTCGTTATCGCCCAAGGGTTCTTTCTGCGAATGGAAAGGGCAGGCGGTGTACTACACGGTGAATGTGGATGGCGTCGAGGCCCGCGATGCGGTGTGGAGCTATCCCCACCCGACACCATCCTTTTCCGGAATCAAGAACTATCTGGCTTTTTACCCAGGCCGGATGGAAGCCTGTCTGGTTGACGGAGAGCGTGTCCAGGCCCAGGCAGGGGATTTTTATGGTGGCTGGATCACCAGCGAAATCGTCGGTCCGTTTAAAGGCGAGCCTGGAACGTGGGGATGGTAA
- a CDS encoding alpha/beta hydrolase — protein sequence MFKKIIRYLSLAALSLVVAWFLAALALVYWPEPKFTHPAGQSTDKPVISSSDGEIHWFRMRDGVRLQSRQFASESPVTLVFLHGVLSNSLEGLELCRHLHAETKAEVVALDLRGHGDSEGIRGDISYLSQYEDDVADVIAAIRQHKGGQIILAGHSMGGGIAMRYAAARKSPAVDGYLLFAPHLGSNSPTMRTEPADKLSAQFEAPIKLHLPRIIGLLMLNSCGVKFLNAKKTLFFNVPAEAPINAYSYRAMVSMAPDDYKSALTADDKPLLVIVGKNDEAFQADQFAAVVSLHPNGKTVVIEGESHDGILHSAAAATAAADWLK from the coding sequence ATGTTCAAGAAAATCATTCGCTATCTTTCACTGGCGGCGCTCAGTCTGGTTGTCGCCTGGTTTCTGGCCGCACTGGCCCTGGTGTATTGGCCGGAGCCGAAATTTACCCATCCAGCGGGTCAATCAACTGACAAACCGGTGATTTCTTCCAGTGATGGAGAAATTCACTGGTTTCGCATGCGCGATGGCGTCCGCCTGCAAAGCCGCCAATTTGCATCCGAAAGCCCGGTGACGCTGGTTTTTCTTCACGGGGTTTTGAGCAACAGCCTGGAAGGTCTCGAACTCTGTCGCCACCTTCACGCTGAAACAAAAGCAGAAGTCGTTGCCCTTGACCTTCGTGGACACGGTGACTCAGAAGGCATTCGAGGTGATATTTCCTATCTCAGTCAGTATGAAGATGATGTGGCTGATGTCATTGCCGCGATTCGGCAGCACAAAGGTGGCCAGATCATTTTGGCGGGTCACTCGATGGGTGGAGGGATTGCCATGCGATATGCCGCCGCTCGTAAGTCACCAGCAGTGGACGGCTATCTTTTGTTCGCGCCACATCTAGGTTCCAATTCCCCAACCATGCGCACCGAACCAGCAGACAAACTATCCGCCCAATTTGAAGCTCCCATCAAGCTGCACCTGCCGCGCATCATTGGGTTGCTGATGCTCAATAGCTGTGGCGTCAAATTTCTTAATGCAAAGAAAACGCTGTTCTTTAATGTTCCGGCTGAGGCTCCGATCAATGCTTACAGTTACCGAGCCATGGTAAGCATGGCTCCGGATGACTACAAATCGGCACTGACCGCCGATGATAAGCCATTGCTGGTGATAGTCGGCAAAAATGATGAAGCCTTTCAGGCTGACCAGTTTGCTGCCGTGGTCAGCCTCCATCCAAACGGAAAAACCGTTGTTATTGAAGGTGAAAGCCACGATGGAATTTTGCACAGTGCGGCAGCCGCAACGGCAGCGGCTGACTGGCTCAAATAA
- a CDS encoding hydantoinase/oxoprolinase family protein: MTFSTNPTALHRTSTFLRLGVDTGGTFTDFVLLEGAALRVHKVSSTPDDPSRAILQGVVDLLGKSSENCITVDLVHGSTVATNALLERKGAAVALITTAGFEDVLLIGRQTRPELYNFFVKPRQPLIQTGCVIGLKERLTADGSILEPLDESTFSDVATTLRSWGVESVAVCLLHAYRNPVHERKVLEYLETEGFLVSASHRILPEYREFERCSTTVVNAYVRPVMSRYLTSLETKLGALETADAPALRIMQSNGGTISAATARTAAVQTILSGPAGGAVGAREVARLAGFGQVIGFDMGGTSTDVTLIDGELSRTMESVVGDFPVRLPIIDIHTVGAGGGSIAYVDTGGALRVGPQSAGANPGPICYGRGTELTVTDANLLLGRLDPERFFGGRMKLDLERVRHYADAFAKKLGISIPELAEGIIRIANANMERAIRVVSVQRGYDPRQFALMAFGGAGGMHACQVAESLEMPTVIVPRLAGVLSALGMLFADVVKDFSQTLLVPAQAIPFSDLERRFHPLIDQARHVLTDEGFTSEKQAFELVLDLRYTGQSYELTISLSKAFEADFHAAHARTYGYANPEREVEIVNLRLKAVGLTSKPVLPQVTEIQEFIAEPSGFGTAYFGGKRVKTAIFDQPALLAGATGRGPALITGPETTIVIPPKFSFRVDGFGNVILEAVKKSG; this comes from the coding sequence ATGACCTTTTCAACCAACCCCACTGCTCTTCATCGCACTTCGACCTTCCTTCGACTTGGTGTAGACACCGGCGGCACATTTACCGATTTTGTTTTGCTTGAAGGAGCGGCCCTTCGGGTTCATAAAGTCAGTTCAACCCCTGATGACCCGTCGCGGGCAATTCTCCAGGGCGTTGTTGACCTGCTCGGGAAAAGTTCTGAAAACTGCATAACAGTTGATCTGGTGCATGGTTCAACCGTGGCCACCAATGCCTTGCTGGAACGGAAAGGGGCCGCGGTGGCGCTCATTACGACGGCAGGGTTTGAAGATGTCTTGTTGATTGGTCGTCAGACCCGTCCCGAACTCTACAATTTTTTCGTTAAACCCCGGCAACCCCTCATTCAAACCGGTTGTGTTATTGGTCTCAAGGAACGGCTGACGGCAGATGGTTCAATTCTGGAACCGCTTGATGAATCAACCTTTTCTGACGTCGCCACAACCCTGCGTTCCTGGGGTGTGGAATCGGTGGCGGTGTGTTTGCTTCACGCCTATCGCAACCCGGTCCATGAACGCAAAGTCCTGGAATATCTTGAAACTGAAGGGTTTCTGGTCTCAGCCTCGCATCGGATTTTGCCTGAATATCGGGAATTTGAGCGGTGTTCGACCACGGTGGTCAACGCCTATGTCCGCCCCGTTATGTCGCGCTATTTGACTTCGCTGGAAACCAAACTGGGGGCGCTTGAAACGGCTGATGCTCCAGCCTTGCGAATCATGCAGTCTAACGGAGGCACAATTTCGGCAGCCACGGCCCGCACCGCTGCGGTTCAGACGATTTTATCTGGTCCCGCCGGCGGCGCCGTCGGAGCGCGCGAAGTGGCACGGCTGGCCGGGTTTGGACAGGTGATTGGGTTTGATATGGGGGGAACTTCAACTGATGTGACCCTGATTGATGGCGAACTCTCGCGCACGATGGAATCCGTGGTCGGAGATTTCCCGGTGCGGCTGCCAATTATTGATATTCATACCGTTGGCGCCGGAGGCGGTTCAATTGCTTATGTTGACACTGGCGGGGCGCTTCGGGTTGGACCTCAGAGCGCCGGCGCCAACCCCGGCCCGATTTGTTATGGTCGCGGCACTGAACTGACCGTTACCGACGCCAATTTGTTGCTTGGGCGACTCGACCCGGAGCGCTTTTTTGGCGGGCGAATGAAACTTGACCTGGAGCGGGTTCGCCACTACGCCGATGCGTTTGCCAAAAAGCTTGGTATTTCCATTCCGGAACTGGCGGAAGGGATTATTCGCATTGCCAATGCCAATATGGAGCGGGCCATTCGAGTGGTCTCAGTTCAGCGTGGATATGACCCGCGTCAGTTTGCGTTGATGGCCTTCGGCGGCGCGGGTGGAATGCATGCCTGTCAGGTGGCGGAATCACTGGAAATGCCGACTGTGATTGTGCCACGACTGGCCGGAGTGTTATCGGCACTGGGCATGCTCTTTGCCGATGTAGTGAAAGATTTCTCGCAAACGCTCCTGGTACCAGCCCAGGCAATACCATTTTCAGACCTTGAACGTCGCTTCCATCCGTTGATTGATCAGGCCCGACACGTTTTGACTGATGAAGGGTTTACCTCGGAAAAACAGGCGTTTGAACTTGTGCTTGATCTTCGCTACACAGGGCAATCGTATGAATTGACCATTTCATTGTCCAAAGCCTTTGAAGCAGACTTTCATGCAGCGCACGCCAGAACCTATGGCTATGCCAATCCAGAACGCGAAGTCGAAATTGTGAATCTCCGGCTCAAAGCGGTTGGATTGACCTCAAAACCGGTCTTACCACAAGTAACTGAAATACAAGAATTTATTGCTGAACCTTCGGGCTTTGGGACTGCTTATTTCGGTGGCAAGCGAGTCAAAACCGCGATTTTTGACCAGCCTGCGCTTTTAGCCGGAGCCACTGGTCGCGGCCCAGCTTTGATCACCGGACCGGAAACTACGATTGTGATTCCCCCAAAATTTTCATTTCGGGTTGATGGGTTTGGGAACGTGATTCTCGAAGCCGTGAAGAAATCGGGCTGA
- a CDS encoding response regulator transcription factor, protein MPRPITAVIVDDERLARMALRMLLADHPHVQIVGEAASVPEAAEVIRKTSPEVVFLDIQMPDGIGFDLLNRIDGTFKIVFVTAYDSFAIRAFEVNALDYLLKPVSPERLAQTLARLDTPPSDSGSDPNAGAAPDSSKFTYDDAVFLASGQRQQFVKINHIQVIQAERDYSHVITTDGRRAFVRKSMTEWEERLPSRHFLRVHRSIIVNLDYVDRVERSPNSSYCVFLRGAEKPFPMGRRFLSVLREQIR, encoded by the coding sequence ATGCCCCGACCAATCACAGCCGTCATTGTGGATGATGAACGTCTGGCGCGAATGGCGCTCCGGATGCTTCTGGCCGATCACCCACACGTTCAGATTGTGGGTGAAGCCGCCTCCGTGCCGGAAGCCGCCGAAGTTATTCGGAAAACATCGCCCGAAGTTGTGTTCCTCGATATTCAAATGCCTGATGGAATTGGATTTGACCTGTTGAATCGGATTGATGGAACGTTCAAGATCGTTTTTGTGACTGCCTACGATTCATTTGCCATTCGCGCCTTTGAAGTCAATGCCCTCGATTACCTGCTCAAACCTGTTTCACCCGAACGGCTGGCCCAAACCCTGGCTCGTCTTGATACCCCACCATCTGATTCAGGTTCTGACCCCAACGCTGGTGCCGCCCCCGATTCCAGTAAATTCACCTATGACGACGCCGTCTTTCTCGCCTCAGGCCAGCGGCAACAATTCGTCAAAATCAACCACATCCAGGTCATCCAGGCTGAGCGCGATTATTCGCATGTCATCACCACTGATGGGCGGCGGGCATTTGTTCGCAAATCCATGACCGAGTGGGAAGAACGGCTGCCAAGCCGCCATTTTTTGCGGGTTCATCGCTCAATCATTGTCAATCTTGATTATGTAGACCGGGTTGAGCGATCACCGAACTCTTCATACTGCGTTTTTTTGCGTGGAGCTGAAAAACCGTTTCCAATGGGACGACGGTTTCTCTCGGTCCTGCGGGAACAAATTCGATAA
- a CDS encoding sigma-70 family RNA polymerase sigma factor, whose product MTATATHDRFLALVEEHKRILYKVANAYCPNREDRHDVIQEIVIQLWRSFDRFDGRCRFSTWMYRIAMNVAISFYRSERSRLHDTVPIEDFVFDLAVADRAMEEAGDDLRRLNQLINQMDELSRALILLYLDGYSHEEMAAVLGISTTNVATKINRIKQKLQRDFDATEKV is encoded by the coding sequence ATGACCGCAACCGCAACCCATGACAGGTTTCTGGCACTTGTCGAAGAACACAAGAGAATCCTCTACAAAGTGGCCAATGCCTATTGTCCAAACCGCGAAGACCGCCACGACGTGATTCAGGAAATTGTGATCCAGCTTTGGCGTTCCTTTGATCGCTTCGACGGGCGATGCCGGTTTTCGACCTGGATGTACCGGATTGCCATGAATGTGGCGATTTCCTTTTATCGAAGCGAACGCAGCCGCCTTCACGATACGGTGCCGATTGAGGACTTTGTCTTTGATCTGGCCGTGGCAGATCGTGCCATGGAAGAAGCCGGTGATGACCTCCGACGGCTCAACCAGCTTATCAATCAAATGGACGAACTGAGCCGGGCGCTCATCCTGCTCTATCTCGACGGATACAGCCACGAGGAAATGGCGGCGGTCCTTGGCATTTCAACCACCAACGTCGCCACCAAAATCAACCGAATCAAACAGAAATTGCAACGTGATTTCGACGCAACGGAAAAGGTGTAA
- a CDS encoding type II toxin-antitoxin system HicB family antitoxin, with product MRFTCIIEREGNGFVSLCPELDIASQGETIEEARSNLGEAISLFFECAHPDEIQNRVHSEIFITQVEVPVG from the coding sequence ATGAGATTTACCTGCATTATAGAGCGTGAAGGCAACGGTTTTGTTTCACTCTGTCCCGAACTCGACATTGCCAGCCAGGGTGAAACGATAGAGGAAGCTCGATCAAATCTAGGTGAAGCCATCTCGCTGTTTTTTGAATGTGCTCACCCAGACGAAATCCAAAACCGGGTTCATTCTGAAATATTTATTACACAAGTTGAGGTGCCAGTTGGGTAA
- a CDS encoding histidine kinase: protein MVILLWGSPLLLFAHVIPAQSPTSVFTLPSIWKMSPGDNPDWAKPEFDDSAWEPINISKAWIQEEHSQYAHVGWYRVTLQINPAYFESNCGLALSPVTFSGYEVFVNGKKVGQVGKYSPSGQTSVPTTTIFPLSSEIVDPSGTVVIALRTRWEKPFAKAFYRWRTFPAPTCRIGDFAYLSLDAQTGIQHDLLQDVPRLFVASLIALVGLYHLLLFAQRRQLKEYLWFALITFSISLVAISISLWPAEYFSVEKLMAGTRVGSFFAIIFGFEFADSLFGTGRNKWVRSIQRLLLGCVVLVVVYPPIVMTQFTRVSLSFPLIWGIWFSTVVLKKAWQGNTDAQIISLGILGVIISQIFMIASLEGYFSAYPPGPIGFLALVVSMLISLSTRFSRINAELDALNRHLEAKVEQRTLELADANHQLAAANALLHDENRLVRERELEARTHAQQAQLQMLRYQLNPHFLFNVLNSIGVLAFIDPKRTFQMVTGLSEFLRYSLQTTDITLVPLKDEVKAIRHYLELQQVRFEDRLEIQFDISPDSEKAQLPTFLIQPLVENAIKYGMQTSPRPLVIRISARYRKKRLELRIANTGRWVSTVDRTMFEEGTGIGLSNVQTRLAKGQVRQADFRIFKSSDWVWIRIRINS from the coding sequence ATGGTGATACTGCTTTGGGGATCACCGCTGCTGCTTTTCGCGCACGTAATTCCTGCCCAATCCCCAACTTCGGTCTTCACTCTTCCGTCAATCTGGAAAATGAGCCCAGGCGATAACCCAGACTGGGCAAAGCCTGAATTTGATGATTCCGCGTGGGAACCAATCAATATTTCGAAAGCCTGGATTCAAGAAGAACATTCGCAATACGCCCACGTCGGCTGGTATCGAGTTACGCTTCAAATCAATCCAGCTTATTTTGAATCAAACTGCGGACTGGCGCTGAGTCCGGTGACCTTTAGTGGATATGAAGTGTTTGTGAATGGGAAAAAGGTTGGGCAGGTCGGCAAATATTCCCCATCCGGTCAGACCTCTGTCCCCACAACCACCATCTTTCCCCTATCCTCGGAAATCGTTGATCCCTCAGGAACAGTTGTCATTGCCCTGCGAACCCGGTGGGAAAAACCCTTTGCCAAAGCCTTTTACCGATGGCGGACTTTTCCAGCCCCAACCTGTCGGATTGGGGATTTCGCCTACCTGTCGCTGGACGCGCAAACCGGGATTCAACACGATCTGCTTCAGGATGTTCCGAGACTTTTTGTGGCGAGCCTCATTGCCCTGGTCGGTTTGTATCACCTTTTGTTGTTTGCTCAACGGCGACAACTCAAAGAATATCTTTGGTTTGCACTGATTACGTTTTCAATCTCCCTGGTTGCGATCAGTATTTCATTGTGGCCGGCTGAATATTTTTCAGTTGAGAAATTGATGGCGGGAACCCGTGTGGGCTCGTTCTTCGCCATTATTTTCGGGTTTGAATTTGCCGATAGTCTGTTTGGAACCGGAAGAAACAAATGGGTTCGAAGTATCCAGCGACTGCTGCTGGGGTGCGTGGTGCTGGTGGTGGTCTATCCTCCGATTGTCATGACCCAATTTACCAGGGTGTCATTGAGCTTCCCGCTGATTTGGGGAATCTGGTTTTCAACTGTGGTTTTGAAGAAAGCGTGGCAAGGAAACACTGACGCCCAGATTATCAGCCTTGGGATTCTCGGGGTGATTATCTCCCAAATCTTTATGATTGCTTCGCTTGAGGGCTACTTCTCGGCTTATCCGCCTGGTCCAATTGGGTTTCTCGCACTGGTTGTGAGCATGCTGATTTCGCTCTCAACCCGATTTAGCCGAATAAATGCTGAACTCGATGCCCTCAACCGACATTTGGAAGCCAAAGTCGAACAACGCACGCTTGAGCTGGCTGACGCCAACCATCAACTGGCTGCAGCCAACGCACTTTTGCACGATGAAAACCGACTGGTACGTGAACGCGAACTCGAAGCCCGAACCCATGCCCAACAGGCACAACTTCAAATGCTACGGTATCAACTCAACCCGCATTTTCTGTTTAATGTGCTGAATTCAATTGGGGTTCTGGCGTTTATTGACCCGAAACGAACCTTTCAAATGGTCACCGGATTGTCGGAATTTCTCCGCTATTCGCTTCAAACCACCGATATCACGCTGGTGCCGTTAAAGGACGAAGTCAAAGCGATTCGCCATTACCTGGAATTACAGCAGGTCAGGTTCGAGGATCGGCTTGAAATTCAGTTTGATATTTCGCCAGATTCGGAAAAGGCTCAATTACCGACATTTCTCATCCAACCGCTGGTGGAAAACGCAATTAAATACGGAATGCAAACCAGCCCCAGGCCGCTTGTGATTCGCATCTCGGCCCGGTATCGCAAAAAAAGATTGGAGTTGAGGATAGCCAATACAGGCCGGTGGGTTTCAACAGTAGATCGGACGATGTTTGAAGAAGGAACCGGGATTGGGTTGAGCAATGTCCAAACCCGATTGGCGAAAGGTCAGGTCAGGCAGGCTGATTTTCGAATTTTCAAATCGAGTGACTGGGTGTGGATTCGAATCCGGATCAATTCGTAG